One window of Tepidanaerobacter acetatoxydans Re1 genomic DNA carries:
- a CDS encoding DegV family protein: MIHIVTDSSCDLPDEFFARHNIPIVPLTIRFSDEEYKEKIDITPEEFYSKMTASSTLPKTAQPSPAAFLKVFEETASPGDEILCITISSKLSGTFQSANVAKTMTSIPVTVFDSLAASPGHALQIMKAVELRDSGHCMDEIVDALSEFRRNMTIFIYLQTLENIVKGGRITRFQGTVANIMNIKLICEGIEGEVVPLEKVRGNKRALERLISLIGERGKQDFSNTTIYITHAQNLQDAEFLKAELINRYNPLQVLIYPTGPTVGAYTGVGGLVITF, translated from the coding sequence TTGATACACATTGTTACCGACAGCTCCTGCGACTTGCCAGATGAATTTTTTGCACGCCATAATATCCCTATTGTTCCTTTAACTATCAGGTTTTCAGACGAAGAATATAAGGAAAAAATAGATATTACTCCGGAAGAATTTTACAGTAAAATGACAGCGTCAAGCACGCTGCCTAAGACAGCTCAACCTTCTCCGGCAGCTTTTTTAAAGGTCTTTGAGGAAACGGCTTCACCTGGAGATGAAATTTTATGTATTACTATTTCCTCAAAGCTCAGCGGGACTTTTCAGTCGGCAAACGTGGCAAAAACCATGACATCCATCCCTGTTACGGTTTTTGATTCACTTGCCGCATCGCCGGGACACGCCCTGCAAATTATGAAGGCAGTGGAACTTAGGGACTCTGGACACTGCATGGATGAGATTGTTGATGCTCTTTCAGAGTTTCGCCGAAATATGACCATATTTATATACCTGCAAACCCTTGAGAATATCGTAAAAGGCGGCCGCATAACTCGGTTTCAGGGAACCGTTGCTAATATAATGAATATCAAACTCATATGTGAGGGTATCGAAGGTGAGGTTGTGCCTTTGGAAAAAGTCCGCGGCAACAAAAGGGCTTTGGAGCGCCTTATTTCCTTAATCGGCGAAAGGGGAAAGCAGGATTTTTCAAACACAACCATTTACATTACACATGCCCAAAATCTTCAGGATGCAGAATTTTTGAAGGCCGAACTTATAAATAGGTATAATCCTTTACAAGTCCTGATTTATCCAACAGGCCCCACTGTTGGAGCTTACACAGGCGTGGGCGGCCTTGTTATAACTTTTTAG
- a CDS encoding flavin reductase family protein, which yields MKELHIAQVSEKIINELPDGALLTVESNGKLNTMAIGWATLGRVWNKPILTVMVRFSRFTHDVIKNADSFTVSFSTEGKLKEIIAKCGSKSGRDIDKFKEYNLTPEYVEGIESPYIAEGDLHLVCKMVYKNTMEPELLSDEIKDRWYKDNDYHTIYYGEVVKVLKNE from the coding sequence GTGAAAGAACTACATATTGCGCAGGTATCTGAAAAAATAATAAATGAGCTGCCGGATGGAGCCTTACTTACAGTAGAATCCAACGGCAAGTTAAACACAATGGCCATAGGCTGGGCCACCTTAGGCCGTGTATGGAACAAGCCTATATTAACGGTTATGGTGAGATTTTCTCGATTTACTCATGATGTCATCAAAAATGCCGATTCCTTTACGGTGAGTTTTTCGACGGAAGGTAAGCTAAAAGAGATTATAGCCAAGTGCGGAAGTAAAAGTGGAAGGGATATTGATAAGTTTAAAGAATATAATCTCACTCCTGAATATGTGGAGGGCATAGAATCACCCTACATCGCCGAAGGGGATTTGCATCTTGTCTGCAAGATGGTTTACAAAAACACCATGGAACCGGAACTGCTCTCAGATGAGATAAAAGACCGGTGGTATAAAGACAACGATTACCATACCATTTATTACGGAGAAGTCGTCAAAGTGCTTAAAAATGAATAA
- a CDS encoding endonuclease III domain-containing protein: protein MPKETLVKIYDKLLEAFGPQHWWPADDDFEIIVGAILTQSVSWKNVEKAIDNLKAKGLLSLDAILAVDKDKLAALIKSTMYYNQKALKLKNFCRYIKQNYGGDIYSLFEKSIPNMRAELLSIKGIGPETADSIILYAAAKPIFVVDAYTRRIFSRLGFLPDDAKYSQMQDFFMSNLPSDVNLFNEYHALIVRLGKDYCKNKKPLCNECPVKNHCSNI, encoded by the coding sequence TTGCCGAAAGAAACCTTAGTAAAAATATATGACAAATTGCTTGAAGCTTTCGGCCCACAGCACTGGTGGCCTGCCGATGATGATTTTGAAATCATTGTTGGAGCTATTTTAACTCAGAGTGTTTCCTGGAAAAATGTTGAAAAGGCTATTGATAACCTAAAGGCCAAAGGCCTTCTGTCATTAGATGCCATACTTGCAGTAGATAAAGATAAACTTGCCGCTCTTATAAAATCTACTATGTATTATAATCAAAAAGCCCTTAAGCTGAAAAACTTTTGTCGATATATCAAACAAAACTATGGCGGGGATATTTATTCCCTGTTTGAAAAAAGCATTCCCAATATGCGTGCAGAGCTCCTGAGCATTAAAGGTATAGGACCGGAAACTGCCGACTCAATTATCTTATATGCGGCTGCAAAGCCCATCTTCGTAGTTGATGCCTATACGCGAAGAATCTTTTCTCGTCTGGGATTCTTGCCTGATGATGCAAAATATAGCCAAATGCAGGATTTTTTTATGAGTAACCTTCCCTCTGATGTGAATCTTTTCAATGAATATCATGCTTTAATAGTGCGTCTGGGAAAGGACTATTGTAAAAACAAAAAACCTCTTTGTAACGAGTGTCCTGTAAAAAATCATTGTTCAAACATATAA
- a CDS encoding SIR2 family NAD-dependent protein deacylase translates to MIDRIVQLLKSARYAMALTGAGISTESGIPDYRSKGTGLWEKVNPAEMASISYMLSNPKEFFEFNITQWSKYADAEPNVTHRVIAAMEKAGYLRGIITQNIDNLHYKAGSKNLFEVHGHLRTAHCMNCAKKYEFDELVNQFSKGINPPRCTCGGLIRPDVVLFGDPMSGDFYRALEQVQKCDLLIIAGSSLQVYPVAEIPLYCEKFIIINREPTPFDERAEVVIHDTAGKVFESIAEKLDIYY, encoded by the coding sequence ATGATTGACAGGATAGTTCAACTTTTAAAATCCGCTCGATACGCAATGGCTCTAACCGGTGCCGGAATTAGCACTGAAAGTGGTATCCCCGATTATCGCAGCAAGGGCACTGGGCTATGGGAGAAAGTCAATCCGGCCGAAATGGCCAGTATATCGTATATGCTGTCAAATCCGAAGGAATTCTTCGAATTTAATATCACTCAATGGTCTAAATATGCGGATGCCGAACCTAATGTAACACACCGTGTAATAGCTGCCATGGAAAAGGCTGGCTATCTTCGTGGCATCATCACTCAAAACATCGATAATCTTCACTACAAGGCAGGCTCAAAAAACCTTTTTGAGGTTCATGGGCATCTCCGTACAGCCCACTGTATGAATTGTGCCAAAAAATACGAATTTGATGAACTGGTTAATCAATTTTCCAAGGGGATAAATCCCCCTCGATGTACATGTGGTGGCCTTATACGGCCTGATGTGGTGCTTTTTGGCGACCCTATGAGCGGAGATTTTTATAGAGCTCTGGAACAAGTACAAAAATGCGATCTTTTGATAATCGCTGGCAGCAGTTTGCAGGTTTATCCTGTGGCAGAAATTCCGCTCTACTGTGAAAAATTCATCATAATCAATCGGGAACCCACTCCTTTCGATGAACGAGCTGAAGTGGTAATTCATGACACCGCTGGCAAAGTCTTTGAAAGTATTGCGGAAAAATTAGATATCTACTATTAG
- a CDS encoding DUF1538 domain-containing protein, whose translation MSFFDVLKAFWETAKNVLPIVIFLCIFRLIVLRKPIEEIKTLALGTLLSIIGLHLFLKGISLSLIPLGDSVGRDLVVLNNKYLIAIFAFVVGFFATMVEPGLKSLALEVEEISTGAIPMNVLINAVGIGFGLGMSIGIVKILNNIPTKTILFPVLLLAMILGYFAPREFVDIAIDSASATTGPVNIPLNMAIALGLSKILETSDPLLNGFGIIGLTSMGAVISVLALGILSRI comes from the coding sequence ATGAGTTTTTTTGATGTATTAAAGGCTTTTTGGGAAACAGCAAAAAATGTTTTGCCGATAGTAATATTTTTATGCATTTTTCGGTTAATTGTTTTGCGGAAACCTATTGAAGAAATAAAGACATTGGCATTAGGGACACTGCTCAGTATTATAGGCCTTCATTTGTTTTTAAAGGGAATATCCCTTAGCCTGATTCCTTTAGGGGATTCCGTAGGAAGAGATCTTGTAGTATTGAATAATAAATACTTAATAGCAATATTTGCCTTTGTGGTAGGGTTTTTTGCAACAATGGTCGAGCCTGGCCTCAAGTCACTTGCCTTGGAAGTCGAGGAGATTTCCACCGGAGCCATACCGATGAACGTGCTGATAAATGCTGTTGGCATAGGATTTGGCCTGGGGATGAGTATTGGCATTGTAAAGATATTAAATAATATCCCAACTAAAACCATTCTTTTTCCCGTACTGCTTTTGGCAATGATTTTAGGCTATTTTGCGCCCAGAGAATTCGTCGATATCGCCATAGACTCAGCCAGTGCTACTACCGGTCCGGTTAATATACCGCTTAACATGGCCATTGCCTTAGGCCTTTCAAAAATACTGGAAACTTCAGATCCATTGCTCAACGGCTTTGGAATAATAGGGCTAACCTCTATGGGAGCGGTGATTTCAGTGCTGGCGCTGGGTATATTGAGCAGGATTTAA
- the speE gene encoding polyamine aminopropyltransferase: MMQIEECLKKIGDDIWFTEVDRNNLKIDYRIKEIIYQGNSPIQQIMILDSYDFGPMLVLDDAIQTTSNDGYIYNEMIAHVPLNIHPNPKNVLIIGGGDCGAAREVTKYPNVERIDMVEIDEMVVQTCRKYLPKVSGKLSDPRVNFIFEDGTAFVKEQRDYLYDVVIIDSSDPVGPAVKLFELEFYKDIYSNLREDGLMVCQSESPIFYSEMMVKIHKNLNSLFPIVKTYMATVPTYPGGFWTFTMGSKKYWKPNPEKFDKDTKYINKEILESCFILPKFIEKLLDDN; encoded by the coding sequence ATGATGCAAATAGAAGAATGTTTGAAGAAAATAGGTGATGATATATGGTTCACCGAAGTTGACCGCAATAATCTTAAAATTGATTACCGCATAAAGGAAATCATATACCAAGGGAACTCCCCAATTCAGCAGATAATGATACTTGATTCTTATGACTTCGGCCCAATGCTGGTACTGGATGATGCTATCCAAACAACCAGCAATGACGGATATATATACAATGAGATGATTGCTCATGTACCCCTAAATATCCATCCAAACCCAAAAAATGTGCTCATAATCGGCGGCGGTGACTGTGGTGCCGCTCGGGAAGTAACCAAGTATCCCAATGTGGAAAGAATTGACATGGTAGAAATAGATGAAATGGTAGTTCAGACCTGCAGGAAGTATTTGCCGAAAGTGTCGGGAAAACTGTCTGACCCAAGAGTGAATTTTATCTTTGAAGATGGCACCGCCTTTGTAAAGGAGCAGCGGGATTATTTGTATGATGTGGTTATCATTGATTCTTCAGATCCTGTCGGACCGGCAGTTAAGCTTTTTGAGCTTGAATTTTACAAAGATATATACAGCAATTTGCGTGAAGATGGATTGATGGTGTGTCAGAGCGAATCTCCCATTTTCTATTCTGAGATGATGGTCAAAATACACAAAAACTTAAACAGTCTTTTTCCCATTGTAAAAACATATATGGCTACGGTCCCGACATATCCGGGTGGATTCTGGACCTTCACCATGGGTTCTAAAAAATACTGGAAACCAAATCCTGAAAAATTCGATAAAGATACTAAATATATAAACAAAGAAATTTTGGAAAGCTGTTTTATCCTCCCAAAATTCATAGAAAAACTATTAGATGATAATTGA
- a CDS encoding P-II family nitrogen regulator has translation MSEIMAVVAIVERGKADYVVNRAKKVGAQGATILYGRGTGESEAKKFLNVHIESSKEIIIILTEKEKCKQIFDEIVEAGRLKEPGTGIIFTFPVSNLVGLHHRESFSLN, from the coding sequence ATGTCTGAAATTATGGCTGTTGTTGCCATTGTGGAAAGGGGCAAAGCCGATTATGTGGTAAACCGTGCTAAAAAGGTAGGCGCACAAGGTGCTACTATATTATACGGCAGAGGTACCGGAGAAAGTGAAGCAAAGAAATTTTTGAATGTGCATATCGAGTCCTCAAAGGAGATCATCATAATTTTAACCGAAAAAGAAAAATGCAAGCAGATATTTGACGAGATAGTGGAAGCGGGCAGGCTTAAAGAGCCCGGAACGGGCATTATTTTTACATTTCCCGTATCAAATCTGGTGGGCCTGCATCACCGTGAAAGCTTTTCACTTAACTAA